From Salarias fasciatus chromosome 5, fSalaFa1.1, whole genome shotgun sequence, a single genomic window includes:
- the zbtb40 gene encoding LOW QUALITY PROTEIN: zinc finger and BTB domain-containing protein 40 (The sequence of the model RefSeq protein was modified relative to this genomic sequence to represent the inferred CDS: deleted 2 bases in 1 codon), translating into MMELPNYSSQLMQQLWSLRKEGLFCDCTIMVGGSQRRAHKLLLAASSMLFRSLLDHSDTISIDTSVVSSQEFDCLLDMVYTGKLPLGKHNVSRMVAAADSLQMFDVAVGFKNALTTLATKKTTDAPAAPGPPRGGRSTSHRHRARTEPKEELREAQGPEEPACKRVRVSTEASEPEDVEPSDPGEAEPSGPGEAEPSDPGEAEPPGPGEAEPSGPGEAEPSGPGEAEPSDPGEAEPSGPGEAEPSGPGEAEPSGPGEAEPSGPGEAEPSGPGEAEPSGPGERGSSETMEPSEKAALVLKHSSELKLLLSKRPSVVELLRETASRRLEPQDTEVVLGCCEDSDPPSVLDRLFSRVGEGVLSDGGLLQLLQAVRDASLPPPLLSLLGEAEQSSPDGGGASGSKDEQEEEEEEGGGSKQEAGNGAEAKTESLSSPSSPPSSPSSPAKALTCRWCKKTFDYKCRLAAHAQRCSLSQEGRQQCPDCPKKLPTQRALQRHRAEAHRDAAAAKKKVSCDLCGRSFAHPSGMIYHKRTEHFEEKPFACEECGAKFGANSSLKNHMRLHTGEKPYQCKHCDMSFSVAAALAYHTKKKHSEGKMYVCQYCKAVFAQSIELTRHVRTHTGDRPYVCRQCGKGYSQASGLTIHLHTFHNLSEPQDCQKCCLSFSSLEEHRRHIEEFHPKEVHRCPTCSKVFSSAALLDKHKTTHAGTKPFRCDLCNKSYQQLSGLWYHNRTTHPDIYASHTRQLKTLVQCDVCSKFFPSTASMVKHQAAEHQGSEAAAGRCPFCLLVLGGPEELQEHISSQHVSQSSEAFSCPLCSLLCSSLQELQEHLLACHVEAAPEQQEQQEEGGRGGEEEEEASTSYTVVSADPSDPREEGPESDAPPEEQRPRGAGQHLLVALPGRSEARPAGDLVEVNMYELLNNSVAFICEGKTAAEDPEPGP; encoded by the exons ATGATGGAGCTACCGAACTACAGCAGCCAGCTGatgcagcagctgtggagcctGAGGAAGGAGGGTCTGTTCTGCGACTGCACCATCATGGTGGGCGGGAGCCAGCGCCGGGCGcacaagctgctgctggccgcctCCAGCATGCTCTTCAG GTCTCTGCTGGACCACTCGGACACCATCTCCATCGACACGTCGGTGGTGTCGTCCCAGGAGTTCGACTGCCTCCTGGACATGGTCTACACCGGGAAGCTGCCCTTGGGCAAGCACAACGTGAGCCGCATGGTGGCCGCCGCCGACAGCCTGCAGATGTTCGACGTGGCCGTCGGCTTCAAAAACGCCCTCACGACCCTGGCGACCAAGAAGACCACCGACGCCCCCGCGGCTCCCGGCCCGCCCCGCGGGGGGCGCTCCACGTCACACAGGCACAGGGCCAGGACAGAGCCGAAGGAGGAGCTCCGTGAAGCACAGGGTCCAGAAGAACCGGCCTGTAAGAGAGTCCGGGTCTCTACCGAGGCCTCAG AACCTGAGGATGTGGAACCCTCAGACCCTGGAGAGGCAGAACCCTCAGGACCTGGAGAGGCAGAACCCTCAGACCCTGGAGAGGCAGAACCCCCAGGACCTGGAGAGGCAGAACCCTCAGGACCTGGAGAGGCAGAACCCTCAGGACCTGGAGAGGCAGAACCCTCAGACCCTGGAGAGGCAGAACCCTCAGGACCTGGAGAGGCAGAACCCTCAGGACCTGGAGAGGCAGAACCCTCAGGACCTGGAGAGGCAGAACCCTCAGGACCTGGAGAGGCAGAACCCTCAGGACCTGGAGAGGCAGAACCCTCAGGACCTGGAGAGAGGGGATCCTCAGAAACCATGGAACCTTCAGAGAAAGCAGCCTTAGTACTGAAACACTCCTCTGAGCTCAAGCTGCTCCTCTCCAAAAGGCCGtctgtggtggagctgctgagagaGACCGCCTCCAGACGCCTGGAGCCCCAAGACACCgag gttgtgctAGGCTGCTGTGAGGACTCCGACCCCCCCTCGGTGCTGGACAGGCTGTTCAGCAGGGTGGGGGAGGGTGTGCTCAGTGATGgggggctgctgcagctgctgcaggccgtCCGGGACGCCTCCCTCCCCCCGccgctgctctctctgctggggGAGGCGGAGCAAAGCTCACCTGAtggaggcggggcttcag GCAGCAaggacgagcaggaggaggaggaggaggagggtggcggCTCGAAGCAGGAGGCTGGAAATGGTGCTGAGGCTAAGACTGAGTCgctctcctctccatcctcccctccatcctctccgTCCTCCCCGGCCAAGGCCTTGACCTGCCGCTGGTGCAAGAAGACCTTTGACTACAAGTGCCGGCTGGCGGCCCACGCCCAGCGCTGCTCGCTGTCCCAGGAGGGGCGGCAGCAGTGCCCCGACTGCCCCAAGAAGCTGCCCACCCAGCGGGCGCTGCAGCGCCACCGCGCCGAGGCGCACcgcgacgccgccgccgccaagaaGAAGGTGTCCTGTGACCTGTGTGGGCGCAGCTTCGCCCATCCCTCAG GGATGATTTACCACAAGCGGACGGAGCACTTCGAGGAGAAGCCGTTTGCTTGTGAGGAATGTGGAGCCAAGTTTGGCGCCAACTCGTCCCTGAAGAACCACATGAGGCTGCACACGGGGGAGAAGCCGTACCAGTGCAAGCACTGCGACATGAGCTTcagcgtggcggcggcgctggcgTACCACACCAAGAAGAAGCACTCTGAGG GGAAGATGTACGTGTGTCAGTACTGCAAAGCTGTGTTTGCGCAGTCCATCGAGCTGACTCgccacgtgcgcacacacaccggGGACCGGCCGTACGTGTGTCGGCAGTGTGGGAAGGGCTACAGCCAGGCCAGCGGGCTGACCATCCACCTGCACACCTTCCACA ACTTGTCGGAGCCTCAGGACTGTCAGAAGTGTTGCCTGAGCTTCTCCTCCCTGGAGGAGCACCGGCGGCACATCGAGGAGTTCCACCCGAAGGAGGTTCATAGGTGCCCCACCTGCAGCAAGGTGTTCAgcagcgccgccctgctggacAAGCACAAAACCACACACGCCGGAACCAAGCCCTTCCGCTGCGACCTCTGCAACAAGTCCTACCAG CAACTGTCAGGCCTGTGGTATCACAACCGGACCACTCACCCCGACATCTACGCCAGCCACACCCGGCAGCTCAAGACCCTGGTCCAGTGTGACGTCTGCTCCAAGTTCTTCCCCAGCACCGCCAGCATGGTCAAGCACCAGGCCGCCGAGCACCAAG GgtcggaggcggcggcgggccgctGCCCGTTCTGCCTGCTGGTGCTGGGCGGgccggaggagctgcaggagcacatCAGCAGCCAGCATGTGAGCCAGAGCAGCGAGGCCTTCAGCTGCccgctctgctcgctgctctgctcctcgctgcaggagctgcaggagcaccTGCTGGCCTGCCACGTGGAGGCGGcgccggagcagcaggagcagcaggaggagggg gggagggggggggaggaggaggaggaggcctccACCTCCTACACG GTGGTCTCGGCAGACCCCTCAGATCCCCGGGAGGAGGGGCCAGAGTCCGACGCCCCGCCCGAGGAGCAgcggccccggggggccggccAGCACCTGCTGGTGGCGCTGCCCGGGCGGTCGGAGGCCAGGCCGGCCGGCGACCTGGTGGAGGTCAACATGTACGAGCTGCTCAACAACTCCGTCGCCTTCATCTGCGAGGGGAAAACAGCGGCTGAAGACCCTGAACCGGGTCCCTGA